A genomic segment from Actinomadura hallensis encodes:
- a CDS encoding roadblock/LC7 domain-containing protein, whose protein sequence is MTQKTGSSSDLGWLLDDLVHRLPHTRSAVVLSADGLLMASSEGVTQDDGEHLAAVAAGIQSLAKGAGVRFGGGPVRQTIIEMQSAFLLVSVAGKGACLAVLADEDADVGLIAYEMAMLVTAMGHHLTSPSRSESAAEGGAQ, encoded by the coding sequence GTGACGCAGAAGACCGGTTCGAGTTCGGATCTGGGCTGGCTGCTGGACGATCTGGTCCATCGGCTGCCGCACACCCGCAGCGCCGTCGTGCTGTCGGCGGACGGCCTGCTGATGGCGTCGTCGGAGGGCGTGACCCAGGACGACGGTGAGCACCTCGCCGCCGTCGCCGCGGGCATCCAGAGCCTCGCCAAGGGCGCGGGCGTACGCTTCGGCGGCGGTCCCGTCCGGCAGACGATCATCGAGATGCAGTCGGCGTTCCTGCTGGTGTCGGTGGCCGGCAAGGGCGCCTGCCTCGCCGTGCTCGCCGACGAGGACGCCGACGTGGGCCTCATCGCCTACGAGATGGCGATGCTGGTCACGGCCATGGGTCACCACCTCACCTCTCCCTCGCGGTCGGAGTCGGCCGCGGAGGGAGGAGCGCAGTGA
- a CDS encoding DUF742 domain-containing protein codes for MIPPEEPQDQWPDDPLVPESAQERLLDEQAGPMVRPYVMTSGRIEPTRGEFDLITLVVAVGPEPEGAIGLGPEHLAIIRLCQSVMSVAEITGHLDLPVATVRVLLGDLLDKGFVTLQEPEPEADMHDIRLYKAVIDGLRAL; via the coding sequence GTGATCCCGCCGGAGGAACCGCAGGACCAGTGGCCGGACGATCCGCTCGTGCCCGAGTCGGCGCAGGAGCGGCTGCTCGACGAGCAGGCCGGCCCGATGGTCCGCCCCTACGTGATGACCAGCGGCCGCATCGAGCCGACCCGAGGCGAGTTCGACCTCATCACGCTGGTGGTCGCCGTCGGGCCGGAGCCGGAGGGCGCGATCGGGCTCGGTCCCGAGCACCTGGCCATCATCCGCCTGTGCCAGTCGGTGATGTCCGTGGCCGAGATCACCGGCCATCTCGACCTTCCCGTCGCGACCGTGCGGGTGCTGCTCGGCGACCTGCTCGACAAGGGTTTCGTCACGCTGCAGGAACCCGAACCCGAAGCGGACATGCACGACATCAGGCTCTACAAGGCGGTGATCGATGGTCTCCGGGCCCTCTAG
- a CDS encoding GTP-binding protein yields MVSGPSSAGGGRRGTRARRLPTAVKIVIAGGFGVGKTTMVGTVSETRPLRTEEMLTDKSVGVDDISGVERKDTTTVAMDFGRITMKEDYVLYLFGTPGQERFWFMWDEVSLGALGAVVLADTRRLSDCFPSVDYFERRNTPFVVAVNCFEGAKRYDLAEIEMALNLGPKVPVMLCDARDLESCKQVLINLVLHAMKIRGVSEDPQPQNA; encoded by the coding sequence ATGGTCTCCGGGCCCTCTAGCGCCGGGGGCGGGCGGCGCGGCACACGCGCCCGCAGGCTCCCCACGGCGGTCAAGATCGTCATCGCGGGCGGTTTCGGCGTCGGCAAGACCACGATGGTGGGGACGGTCTCCGAGACGCGGCCGCTGCGCACCGAGGAGATGCTCACCGACAAGAGCGTCGGCGTCGACGACATCTCCGGGGTGGAGCGCAAGGACACCACCACCGTCGCGATGGACTTCGGCCGCATCACGATGAAGGAGGACTACGTCCTCTACCTGTTCGGCACCCCTGGCCAGGAACGCTTCTGGTTCATGTGGGACGAGGTCTCGCTGGGCGCGCTCGGCGCCGTCGTCCTCGCCGACACCCGGCGGCTGTCCGACTGCTTCCCGTCGGTCGACTACTTCGAGCGCCGCAACACCCCGTTCGTCGTCGCGGTCAACTGCTTCGAGGGCGCCAAGCGCTACGACCTGGCGGAGATCGAGATGGCCCTCAACCTGGGCCCCAAGGTCCCCGTCATGCTGTGCGACGCCCGCGACCTGGAGTCGTGCAAGCAGGTCCTGATCAACCTGGTCCTGCACGCC